The DNA segment GACAAGGTCGATACCTGCTACCGCGTGCTCGGCGCCGTGCACAACCTTTACAAGCCGCTGCCTGGACGTTTCAAGGATTACATCGCGATCCCCAAGGCCAACGGCTACCAGTCGTTGCACACCACGCTGTTCGGCATGCATGGCGTGCCCATCGAGATCCAGATTCGCACCCGCGAAATGGAAGAGATGGCCAACAACGGCATCGCCGCGCACTGGCTGTACAAGTCCAACGACGATGAGCAGCCAAAAGGCAGCCATGCCCGCGCCCGTCAGTGGGTCAAGGGCATCCTCGAGTTGCAGCAGCGCGCTGGCAACTCGCTGGAGTTCATCGAGAGCGTGAAGATCGACCTGTTCCCGGACGAGGTCTACGTATTCACGCCCAAAGGGCGGATCATGGAGCTGCCCAAAGGCTCCACTGCCGTCGACTTCGCCTACGCGGTGCATACCGATGTCGGCAACAGCTGCATCGCCTGTCGTATCAACCGCCGCCTGGCGCCGCTGTCCGAGCCGCTGCAAAGCGGCTCGACCGTGGAAATCGTCAGCGCCCCGGGCGCTCGACCCAATCCTGCCTGGCTCAACTTCGTAGTGACCGGCAAGGCGCGCACGCACATCCGCCACGCGCTCAAGCAGCAACGCCGCTCCGAGTCGATCAGCCTTGGCGAGCGCCTGCTGAACAAGGTGCTGACCGGTTTCGACAGCAGCCTGGACAAGATCCCTCACGAACGCATCCAGCCGATCCTTACGGAGTACCGCCTGGAAGTCGTCGAAGACCTGCTCGAAGACATCGGCCTGGGCAACCGCATGGCCTATGTGGTCGCTCGTCGCCTACTGTCTGCCGAAGGCGAGCAGCTGCCAGCGCCGGAAGGCCCGCTGGCGATCCGCGGCACCGAGGGCCTGGTGCTCAGCTACGCCAAGTGCTGCACGCCGATCCCGGGCGACCCGATCGTCGGCCACCTGTCGGCGGGCAAGGGTATGGTCGTGCACCTGGAAGACTGCCGCAACATCAGTGAAATCCGCCATAACCCGGAGAAGTGCCTGCAACTCTCCTGGGCCAAGGACGTCACTGGCGAGTTCAACGTCGAGCTGCGTGTCGAGCTTGAGCATCAGCGCGGCCTGATCGCCCTGCTGGCCAGCAGCGTCAACGCTGCCGACGGCAACATCGAGAAGATCAGCATGGACGAACGCGACGGCCGTATCAGCGTGGTCCAGCTGGTGGTCAGCGTGCACGACCGTGTGCACCTGGCTCGTGTGATCAAGAAGTTGCGCACCCTGTCCGGCGTGGTCCGCATCACCCGCATGCGTGCGTAGTCCGCCAACCGCAAGGAGTCATCATGACCAAGACCGTCATCAACAGCGACAAGGCCCCAGCCGCCATCGGCACCTACTCCCAGGCGATCAAGGCCGGTAACACCGTGTACATGTCTGGCCAGATCCCCCTGGACCCGAAAACCATGGAACTGGTCGAAGGCTTCGAAGCCCAGACCGTGCAGGTGTTCGAGAACCTCAAGTCGGTGGCCGAGGCTGCTGGCGGCTCGTTCAAGGACATCGTCAAGCTGAACATCTTCCTCACCGACCTGAGCCACTTCGCCAAGGTCAACGAGATCATGGGTCGCTACTTCGAGCAGCCCTACCCAGCCCGCGCCGCCATTGGCGTGGCCGCCCTGCCAAAGGGCGCACAGGTAGAGATGGACGCGATCCTGGTCATCGAGTGATGCCCCTGGTGACGGGCGCCCTGCCCGTCACCTTCCCTGCCTCAAGGTTTTTCATCATGCGTAAAGCCCTGCCTCTCGCGCTGGCGGCCCTGCTCCTGGGCGGCTGCGCCAGCCATAAACCCGAAGATTACAACGGCACCTGGATCAACCAGGCCGCCATTGATGCCGCCGCAGAAGGTGGCAGCCTGCGCCATGCCCTCAGAGCGCATGGCCCAGTGTTCGAATGGAAGCTCGACGTTGCCCGCCAGCAGGCCAGCTTCAGCAATGGCTTCGAAGCTGGGGACGGCCAACTAAGCGCTGTGGGGGACGAGTGGGAAGCCAGGTTCGAGCGCAACTACATCGAACGCATCAAGCTGTCCGGGAAGGCGCTACAGGTCACCGACCCGAACGGCAAACAGCAGGATTTTGTAAAGCCCGAGCAACCCGCACCTGCTGATGCCCCTTTAGGCGGCAGCTTCGAGAAGGCCCTCTATAAAGCGTACCTGGGCGGCGAATGGAAGATCGTCGAGGGTCAAGGTAGCGGCGGCGTGGTGCGCTTCGCCGACAACGGCAGCGTGACCGGCCTACCAGGGCCTGATCGTTACGCGCTGTGCCTGGAAGGTGATTGCGCGACCATGGGGGGAGAGAACGATACCCTGTGGCTGGAACGCAATCAGCGTGGCGGTCCGTTCATCTTCAAACGTGAGGGTGACAAGCTGGAGATCTTCCGCGCGGTCAACACTGCATTGCCCGATGAGATTCCGCAGCTGACGCCGGGCCCGCGGCAGTGGGTGCTGGAACGTAGCTGATCACTGCGAGGCCATCGCGGGGCAAGCCCGCTCCTACACCAGATGTATCGCCTTCTGGATCAACGCGAACCTGTAGGAGCGGGCTTGTCCCGCGATAGGGCCGGCAAGCCCACAGAGCAGCTGTATCACTCGCGCCCTTCAAGAATCGCTGCATAGCCCTCTTTATAACTCGGGTACTGCGGCACCCAGCCCAACGCACGCGCCCGTGCATTGCTGCAGCGCTTGCTGCCGGTGCGCCGCACGCGCTGCTCATCCGACCACTCGGTAACCCCCATATAGCCGCGCAGCCAGGCGACCACATCGGCCAGCGGCGCCGGATCGTCATCCACACCGATGTAGCAGTCGTCCAACGCAACCCCGCGCGCATCCGCCTGCAGCAGGTACGCCAGCAAGCTCGCCGCATCCTCAGCATGGATTCGATTGCCATACAGCGGGGGCTGTTCAGCGACGCGATAGCCCTGACGCACCTGGCTAAGCAGCCACTCACGACCCGGACCATAAATACCGGTCAAACGCACCAGGCTGGTCGGGATACCGCTGTGCAGCGCCAATTGCTCTGCCTCAAGCATCACCCTTCCTGAATAGCCTTCAGGCTCGGTCGCAGCGGTTTCATCGATCCACTCGCCATTCTGCTGGGCGAATACGCTGCTACTGGACACGAACAGCAGCCGCCGCGGACGCTGGCCACGCGTTTGCAACCATTCCAGAACATTGCGCAAGCCTTCGACGTAGGCCGCCTGATAGCCCGCCTCGTCATGCTGGCTGGCAGCCACGCAGTACACCAGATAGTCAGGTGACTGCTCAGGCCAGGCAGCGGGAATGCTGCTGTTGGCCAGGTCCGCAGCAACTGGCCTGACGCCTTCAGGCAACTGCTCGACCGACCGGCGCAGGCCGCTGACCTGCCAGCCGCAAGCCAGTAACTGACGGGCTAGACGACCGCCTACATCCCCGCAGCCGACGATCAAAGCAGATAAATCCGACATCTCTAAACTCCATTTCTCAAAGGGTCAGGCTAGCCGGATTACGCGATCAGCGGCTAGACAAAGGTGAAAAAAAGCAACCTTATTACTTTTGTTAACAAGAATTACTTGCAATAATGGCGCCCTATCTGTTCTCGGCCTGCCTCGAGGCCGTGGTGAACGTCAACTCATTTTCTTCATCAGGTCCGGCCAGCATGACTCGTACTCAACCTTCCGCTTCGCCAACCACGTCGCGCGCATGGCGCGCCATTGCCGCGCTGATGTTCAGCCTGGTACTGGCCCCGGTCGCCATGGCCGATGAGCCTGTCGCCCCGGCGGCCAGCACTCCGGCCGCCGCCGCTGCTCCTGCAGACGCCAGCGCAGCTGCCCAGGCCCCTGCCGATGGCGCCGCCACTCAAGCCAGCGTGGCTGATGGCCAGGCCGCAGCAGGCGAGAACGTCGAAGCGCTGGTCGAGGACACCTCGCTGGGTATGGCCCATGACCTGTCCCCTTGGGGCATGTACAAGAACGCCGACATCGTCGTGAAGATCGTCATGATCGGCCTGGCCATCGCCTCGATCATCACCTGGACCATCTGGATCGCCAAGGGCTTCGAGCTGATGGGTGCCAAGCGTCGTCTGCGCGGCGAAGTCGAAGTGCTGAAGAAGGTCGCCAGCCTCAAGGAAGCCAGCGAAGCCTCCAACAAGGAAGGCACCCTGGCCCATACCCTGGTTCACGATGCGCTGGAAGAAATGCGCCTGTCGGCCAACGCCCGCGAGAAAGAAGGCATCAAGGAGCGCGTCAGCTTCCGTCTGGAGCGCCTGGTTGCCGCCAGCGGCCGTAACATGAGCAGCGGCACTGGCGTGCTGGCTACCATCGGCTCCACCGCGCCGTTCGTCGGTCTGTTCGGTACCGTATGGGGCATCATGAACAGCTTCATCGGCATCGCCAAGACCCAGACCACCAACCTGGCGGTGGTTGCTCCCGGTATCGCCGAAGCCCTGCTGGCCACGGCCCTGGGCCTGGTCGCCGCAATCCCGGCGGTCGTCATCTACAACGTCTTCGCCCGCTCCATTGCCGGCTACAAGGCTCAGGTGTCCGATGCTTCGGCACAGGTTCTGCTGCTGGTCAGCCGTGACCTGGACCACCAAGGTGGCGAGCGCGCCGCCCCGCACATGGTGAAAGTGGGGTAAGCCATGGGCCTGCATCTCAACGAAGGTGGCGACGACCTCGCCGAAAACCACGAAATCAACGTCACGCCGTTCATCGACGTGATGTTGGTCCTGCTGATCATCTTCATGGTCGCCGCGCCCCTGGCCACCGTCGACATCAAGGTCGACCTGCCCGCCTCCACCGCCAAGCCGGCGCCGAGGCCGGAGAAACCGGTGTTCGTCAGCGTCAAGGCCGACCAGAAGCTCTACGTCGGCGACGATCAGGTTGCCCAACCCGACCAGCTTGGCCCGATGCTCGACGCCAAGACCAAGGGCGACAAGGAAACCACCATCTTCTTCCAGGCCGACAAAGGCGTGGATTATGGTGACCTGATGGAAGTGATGAACAACATGCGCGCGGCCGGCTACCTCAAAGTCGGTCTGGTAGGTCTCGAGACGGCAGCCAAAAAATGACCAAGACGCGGCACAATCTGGCGCGTTACAGCGGCAGCTTGGCGATCGTGCTGGGTCTCCATGCCGTCGCTGTGCTGCTGACGCTCAATTGGTCGGTGCCCCAAGCCATCGAGCTGCCTCCGGCAGCGATGATGGTCGAACTGGCACCGCTGCCTGAGCCAGCGCCGCCACCACCCCCAAAAGTCGCACCGCAACCACCGGCCCCGGTTGAAGAACCGCCGCTGCCGAAACTGGTAGAAGCGCCTAAACCGAAGATCGCCATCGCCAAGCCGCCCAAGCCCAAGGCCAAGCCACAGCCGCCCAAGCCTGAGAAAAAGCCTGAGCCGCCGAAAGATGAGCCTCCGGTTGACCAAGAGGTTGCCGATACGCCGCCGAGCAATGCGCCACCGCAGAAATCGGCAGCGCCAGCACCGAGCATCGCGTCCAACAGCAACGCCTTGCCGACCTGGCAAAGCGACCTGCTGCGCCACTTGGCGAAGTACAAGCGCTATCCGGAAGACGCTCGCCGTCGCGGTTTGCAGGGCATCAACCGCCTGCGCTTCGTAGTCGATGCCGAAGGTAAGGTCGTGTCCTACTCGCTGGCCGGTGGCTCTGGCAGCGCAGCCCTGGACCGGGCCACCCTGGAGATGATCCGTCGAGCCGGCACTGTGCCTAAGCCGCCGGCAGAATTGCTGAATAATGGCTCGATCGAAGTGGTAGCACCTTTCGTCTACTCGCTGGACAAACGCTGATACTTTGTTTCTGTCACAAAACGGCAAGTCTGATAACGTGCGTCTATCGATTGCACCCGCTATGCTGGGGCCGCAACTTCATGGACGCACGTTATGACCCTCACAGAACTCCGCTATATCGTCACCCTCGCCCAGGAGCAGCACTTCGGTCACGCCGCCGAGCGTTGCCATGTCAGCCAGCCGACCCTGTCCGTCGGTGTCAAGAAGCTTGAGGACGAGCTGGGCGTACTGATCTTCGAGCGCAGCAAGAGCGCGGTGCGCCTGACCCCGGTCGGCGAAAGCATCGTTGCCCAGGCGCAGAAGGTCCTGGAGCAAGCCCAAGGGATTCGCGAACTGGCCCAGGCGGGTAAGAACCAGCTGACCGCTCCGCTGAAAGTCGGTGCTATCTATACCGTTGGCCCGTACTTGTTCCCGCACCTGATTCCGCAGCTGCACCGGGTCGCCCCGCAGATGCCGCTGTACATCGAAGAGAACTTCACCCATGTCCTGCGCGAGAAGCTGCGCAACGGCGAACTGGACGCGGTGATCATCGCCCTGCCGTTCAATGAAGCCGACGTGCTGACCCTGCCGCTGTACGACGAGCCGTTCTGCGCGCTGATGCCGGCCGACCACCCGTGGACCGCGAAAAAGACCATCGACACCGCCATGCTCAATGACAAGAGCCTGCTGCTGCTGGGCGAAGGTCACTGCTTCCGCGACCAGGTCCTGGAAGCCTGCCCGACCCTGAACAAGGGTGGCGAAGGCTCCAAGCACACCACTGTGGAGTCCAGCTCGCTGGAAACCATCCGCCACATGGTCGCCTCCGGCCTGGGCATATCGATCCTGCCGTTGTCGGCGGTACACAGCCACCATTACGCGCCAGGCGTGATCGAAGTACGCCCACTGACCGCCCCGGCGCCGTTCCGCACCGTGGCGATTGCCTGGCGCGCCAGCTTCCCGCGACCGAAAGCGATCGAGATCCTGGCTGACTCGATCCGCCTGTGCTCGGTAGCCAAGCCGGCCGCCGTGGAACAACCGGCCTGACCCATGAGCGAGCTGTCGAAGGTCCCGGTCACCGAACTCAAAGGCGTCGGCGAGGCGATGGCGGAGAAGCTCGCCAAGGTCGGCCTTGAGAACCTGCAGGATGTGCTGTTCCACTTGCCCCTGCGCTACCAGGACCGTACCCGCGTAGTTCCCATCGGCCAGCTAAGGCCTGGCCAGGATGCAGTCATCGAAGGCGTGGTCAGCGGCACCGATGTGACCATGGGCAAGCGCCGCAGCCTGGTGGTGCGCCTGGGTGACGGCACGGGCGTGCTGAGCCTGCGCTTCTACCACTTCAGCAACGCCCAGAAAGAAGGCCTCAAGCGCGGCACGCACCTGCGCTGCTACGGCGAGGCCCGTCCGGGCGCTTCGGGCCTGGAGATCTATCACCCGGAATATCGCGCGCTCAATGGCAGCGAGCCGGCGCCGCCGGTAGAGCAGACCTTGACGCCGATCTACCCGACCACCGAGGGTCTGACCCAGCAACGCCTGCGCCAGCTCTGCCAGCAGAGCCTGACCCTGCTCGGCCCTCGTAGCCTGCCCGACTGGCTGCCGCATGAACTGGCCAACGACTATCACCTGGCACCGCTGGATGATGCCATTCGCTACCTGCACAACCCGCCCGCCGACGCCGACCTCGAAGAGCTCGCCCTGGGCCATCATTGGGCCCAACACCGGCTGGCCTTCGAAGAACTGCTGACCCATCAGCTGTCTCAGCAGCGCCTGCGCGAAAGCCTGCGCGCGTTACGTGCACCGGTCTTGCCCAAGCCCAGCCGCCTGCCCGCGCAGTACCTGGCCAACCTCGGCTTCGCCCCCACCGGAGCCCAGCAACGGGTCGGCAACGAGATCGCCTACGACCTCAGCCAGGGTGAGCCGATGATGCGCCTGGTTCAGGGCGATGTCGGTGCCGGCAAGACCGTGGTTGCCGCCCTTGCCGCCTTGCAGGCCTTGGAAGCCGGGTATCAGGTGGCCCTGATGGCACCGACCGAGATCCTCGCCGAACAGCATTTCATCACCTTCAAGCGCTGGCTGGAGCCGCTGGGCATCGAAGTTGCCTGGCTGGCAGGCAAGCTCAAGGGCAAGGCCCGCGCCAGCGCCCTGGAGCAGATTGCCGGTGGCACACCGATGGTGGTCGGCACCCATGCGCTGTTCCAGGACGAGGTTCAGTTCAAGCACCTGGCCCTGGCGATCATCGACGAACAGCACCGCTTCGGCGTCCAGCAGCGCCTGGCCCTGCGCAAGAAAGGCGTCGCCGGCGAGCTCTGCCCGCACCAGCTGATCATGACCGCCACACCGATCCCGCGAACCCTGGCGATGAGCGCCTACGCCGACCTGGACACCTCGATCCTCGACGAGCTGCCGCCCGGTCGAACGCCGGTCAATACCGTGCTGGTCGCCGACAGCCGCCGCTTCGAAGTGGTTGAGCGGGTCCGCGCCGCCTGCGCTGAAGGCCGACAGGCATACTGGGTGTGCACGCTGATCGAAGAATCCGAAGAGCTCACCTGCCAAGCGGCTGAGAGCACCTACGAAGACCTCGGCAGCGCCTTGGGCGAGCTGCGCGTAGGGCTGATCCACGGCCGTATGAAGCCTGCCGAGAAAGCCGCTGTGATGGCCGAGTTCAAGGCCGGCAACTTGCAGTTGCTGGTGGCGACCACGGTGATCGAGGTGGGCGTGGATGTCCCTAACGCCAGCCTGATGATCATCGAGAACCCTGAACGGCTGGGCCTGGCCCAGCTGCACCAGCTGCGCGGACGGGTCGGCCGAGGCAGTGCGGCCAGCCACTGCGTATTGCTCTATCACCCGCCCCTGTCGCAGATCGGCCGCGAACGTCTGGGCATCATGCGGGAAACCAACGACGGCTTCATCATCGCCGAAAAGGACTTGGAACTGCGCGGCCCCGGCGAGATGCTCGGAACCCGCCAGACCGGCCTGCTACAGTTCAAGGTCGCCGACCTGATGCGCGATGCCGACCTGCTGCCGTCGGTGCGCGACGCCGCCCAGGCGCTGTTGGCGCGCTGGCCGGATCATGTCAGCCCGCTGCTCGACCGTTGGTTGCGCCACGGCCAGCAATATGGCCAGGTGTGACGCAGCTCTCGGAATGGATCCAGTCTGTCGGTCAGGCTGGTTATACTTTGCGTTTAAAGAATTTCTTGGATACAGACCATGACTGAAGTTGCCCTGGACACCGCAACCCTACACGCACCGTCTGTCATCCGGCTGTTGCTCGAAAAACTCGGCGTAGCCTACCGCGAAGTGCCTGAGCACCCGTCGTTGCCCGCCGCCTCACGCGTTCAGGCGGTATTGCTCGACGATGAGATCGGCGCCTTGATGGTGCTGTTCCCGCAGAGCCAGCTGCTGGACCTGAATCGCCTGACCGAGCTGACTGGCCGCAAACTCACCGCCGTTCCGGTTGAGCGGCTCAAGCACATGCTCGACAAGCATCAGCTCAAGACCCTGCCAGCCATCCCGGCATTGACCAGTTCGCCATGCCAGTACGAAAAGAGCCTGCTGGATGCCGAAACCGTGCGGATTCACTCCGGGGAAGCGGGCCTGTTGCTGGAGATCGAACAAAAAGACTTCAAGAGGTTACTCGCCAAAGCCAGCGCCAGCAGCTTTGGCCAGGAGCTCAAAGACATTCGGCCAAACCTCGATCGCCCGGACGATGACCGCCATGAGATCACCCAGGCTGTGGAGAACTTCACCGCCCGGCGGATCCAGAAACGTCTCGAAGAGACCATCGAGATCCCGCCGCTGGCCGACACCGCACAGAAGATCATCAAGCTGCGCGTCGACCCCAATGCCAGCATCGATGACATCACCGGCGTGGTCGAGACCGATCCAGCCCTGGCCGCCCAAGTCGTCAGCTGGGCGGCATCGCCCTACTACGCCTCGCCCGGCAAGATCCGCTCGGTGGAAGACGCCATCGTGCGCGTGCTGGGCTTTGACCTGGTGATCAACCTTGCCCTGGGCCTGGCCCTGGGCAAGACCTTGAGCCTGCCGAAAGACCATCCGCAACAGGCAACCCCGTACTGGCAGCAGTCGATCTACACCGCTGCCGTCATCGAGGGCCTGACCCGCGCCATGCCCCGCGCCGAGCGCCCCGAAAGCGGCCTGACCTACCTGGCCGGCCTGCTGCACAACTTTGGCTACCTGCTGCTGGCGCATGTATTCCCGCCGCACTTCTCGCTGATCTGCCGCCATCTGGAGGTCAATCCGCACCTGTGCCATACCTACGTCGAGCAGCATCTGCTGGGCATCAGCCGTGAGCAGATCGGCGCCTGGTTGATGAAGCTGTGGGATATGCCAGATGAGCTGCGCACCGCCCTGCGTTTCCAGCACGACCCATTCTACGATGGCGAGTTGTCGGCCTATCCGAATCTGGTTTGCCTGGCTACGCGCCTGCTGCGCTCGCGCGGGATTGGCTCGGGGCCGCAGGAGGAGATTCCGGATGCGCTGTTCGAGCGTCTGGGGCTGAGCCGGGACAAGGCTGAAGATGTGGTCAGCAAGGTGCTGGAGGCAGAGGCGCTGTTGCGCGAATTGGCTTCGCAGTTCCAGACGCCGCACTGAGTTGATAATTGGGGCCGCTTGGACGGCCCATACTCTCAGGCCTTGTTCTTTTTCGGCTTCAGGTACTTCATCAAGCCCTGGAACCAGATCACCAGCGCCGGGTTGCCCTTGATCTGGATGCTCTTGTCCTGAATGCCCTGCATGAACGCCAATTGCTTATTGCTCGCCTGCAGGGTGGCAAAGCCATACGCGGCGTCTTTGAAGGCAATGGCAAACGCCGGCTGCGGGTGCTGGCCGCCCTTGCTACTGATCCGCTCGTTACTGACTAGGAAATGCCGAGCGACCTTGCCATCGAGCGTCTGCATCTGGAACACCAGCTCCTTGTCGCGCAATTGCTGCTGGAACGCCGGGTTATTGCGACTGGCCCGAGCCATCAGCAGCCCCATGGCCCAGAGAAGAAAACGAAACTTCATCGACGCGCCTCGATTGAAAAATGACTGAGTCGCGCAGTTTATCCTTATCCCGACCTGTTTATGCAAGTTCGCCACAGTTACCGCGTGTAAAGCACAACGGGCGCCACTTGGGCGCCCGTTCGGATCACAGTTGAAGCATTAACCAGTGATTACTTTTTCTTTGCGGATTTGGCCGCAGCAGCAGGCGGATTCACGCTGTCTTTCAGGTTCTTGCCAGGTTTGAAGGCAACAGTGTTGCTGGCTTTGATCTTGACCGGCTGGCCGGTCTGCGGGTTCTTGCCGGTGCGGGCACCACGATGACGCTTCTCGAAAGTGCCAAAGCCGACCAAGGTGACGGTGTCCTTGTCGAGGGCACCCGTGATGCTGTCTAGGATCGCATTCAGCACCTGATTGGCCTTTTCCTTGGTCAAATCGGTCTTTTCTGCGATGACGGCGGCGAGTTCTGGTTTACGCATAGTGAAGCCTCTTGGACGGGAATTCTTGTTGTTATTGCCGTGCTGCTTGGCAAAGCAGCGCTCAAGGCGCCGCAGGCTCTAAACTGCGGCAGACGCGACTGAGAATGGCACGCCGATAGGGACCGCGCCAGTGTCTGGGCGGCCAATGTGCCTTCAACAACAAGGTAAACCCGACAGAACGCCCGCCGTTTACGCCATGAGTGGCGGTAACTGCCGATTTAGCGCCAGCTTTTCCATCACGGCCGTGCCGGTCAAGGCGTAGCCCAAGAGGTTGCCCTGCGCATCGCGGCACAGCACTTTGAGATCAGCGCCCTGCCCTTCGACCTGCCAGTTACCCTCACGGCCTTGTGGTGGTGGCGAGACTACCAACGGGCAAACCGGGGTCTTCACGGTGACCGGCATTGGCCCATAGGCGACTGCCGTAGGTTTGCCGGACAGGGTTTGCGCTAGAGCACGCGCACAGGTCATCAATGGCATCACGTACAACAGGTTGATCCCCGCGACTTCGGCGCAGTCTCCCAAGGCGAAGATGTTGGCGTGTGAAGTGCGCAGCTCGCGATCCACCACCACCCCGCGATTGACCTGCAACCCGGCAGCGGCGGCCAGGTCGGTGCGTGGACGCAGGCCGATGGCCGAGACCACCAGATCGCAAGCAATTACACCGCCGTCCGACAGGTGCGCCTCCAGGCCATCAGCCACACGCTGCAAACGAGTCAATACCGGGCCCAAGTGCAAACGCACACCCAAGCGCTCAAGGCCAGCCTGGACCGCGCCAGCGGCCGCCGGGTGCAGCAAGGTCGGCATCACCTGCTCGCAGGGTGCGACCAGGTCGACCTGAAATCCGCCCAGGCTCATGTCATTGGCGAACT comes from the Pseudomonas urmiensis genome and includes:
- the exbD gene encoding TonB system transport protein ExbD codes for the protein MGLHLNEGGDDLAENHEINVTPFIDVMLVLLIIFMVAAPLATVDIKVDLPASTAKPAPRPEKPVFVSVKADQKLYVGDDQVAQPDQLGPMLDAKTKGDKETTIFFQADKGVDYGDLMEVMNNMRAAGYLKVGLVGLETAAKK
- a CDS encoding SDR family oxidoreductase, with translation MSDLSALIVGCGDVGGRLARQLLACGWQVSGLRRSVEQLPEGVRPVAADLANSSIPAAWPEQSPDYLVYCVAASQHDEAGYQAAYVEGLRNVLEWLQTRGQRPRRLLFVSSSSVFAQQNGEWIDETAATEPEGYSGRVMLEAEQLALHSGIPTSLVRLTGIYGPGREWLLSQVRQGYRVAEQPPLYGNRIHAEDAASLLAYLLQADARGVALDDCYIGVDDDPAPLADVVAWLRGYMGVTEWSDEQRVRRTGSKRCSNARARALGWVPQYPSYKEGYAAILEGRE
- the recG gene encoding ATP-dependent DNA helicase RecG translates to MSELSKVPVTELKGVGEAMAEKLAKVGLENLQDVLFHLPLRYQDRTRVVPIGQLRPGQDAVIEGVVSGTDVTMGKRRSLVVRLGDGTGVLSLRFYHFSNAQKEGLKRGTHLRCYGEARPGASGLEIYHPEYRALNGSEPAPPVEQTLTPIYPTTEGLTQQRLRQLCQQSLTLLGPRSLPDWLPHELANDYHLAPLDDAIRYLHNPPADADLEELALGHHWAQHRLAFEELLTHQLSQQRLRESLRALRAPVLPKPSRLPAQYLANLGFAPTGAQQRVGNEIAYDLSQGEPMMRLVQGDVGAGKTVVAALAALQALEAGYQVALMAPTEILAEQHFITFKRWLEPLGIEVAWLAGKLKGKARASALEQIAGGTPMVVGTHALFQDEVQFKHLALAIIDEQHRFGVQQRLALRKKGVAGELCPHQLIMTATPIPRTLAMSAYADLDTSILDELPPGRTPVNTVLVADSRRFEVVERVRAACAEGRQAYWVCTLIEESEELTCQAAESTYEDLGSALGELRVGLIHGRMKPAEKAAVMAEFKAGNLQLLVATTVIEVGVDVPNASLMIIENPERLGLAQLHQLRGRVGRGSAASHCVLLYHPPLSQIGRERLGIMRETNDGFIIAEKDLELRGPGEMLGTRQTGLLQFKVADLMRDADLLPSVRDAAQALLARWPDHVSPLLDRWLRHGQQYGQV
- the exbB gene encoding tonB-system energizer ExbB, whose amino-acid sequence is MTRTQPSASPTTSRAWRAIAALMFSLVLAPVAMADEPVAPAASTPAAAAAPADASAAAQAPADGAATQASVADGQAAAGENVEALVEDTSLGMAHDLSPWGMYKNADIVVKIVMIGLAIASIITWTIWIAKGFELMGAKRRLRGEVEVLKKVASLKEASEASNKEGTLAHTLVHDALEEMRLSANAREKEGIKERVSFRLERLVAASGRNMSSGTGVLATIGSTAPFVGLFGTVWGIMNSFIGIAKTQTTNLAVVAPGIAEALLATALGLVAAIPAVVIYNVFARSIAGYKAQVSDASAQVLLLVSRDLDHQGGERAAPHMVKVG
- a CDS encoding hydrogen peroxide-inducible genes activator produces the protein MTLTELRYIVTLAQEQHFGHAAERCHVSQPTLSVGVKKLEDELGVLIFERSKSAVRLTPVGESIVAQAQKVLEQAQGIRELAQAGKNQLTAPLKVGAIYTVGPYLFPHLIPQLHRVAPQMPLYIEENFTHVLREKLRNGELDAVIIALPFNEADVLTLPLYDEPFCALMPADHPWTAKKTIDTAMLNDKSLLLLGEGHCFRDQVLEACPTLNKGGEGSKHTTVESSSLETIRHMVASGLGISILPLSAVHSHHYAPGVIEVRPLTAPAPFRTVAIAWRASFPRPKAIEILADSIRLCSVAKPAAVEQPA
- a CDS encoding RidA family protein; translated protein: MTKTVINSDKAPAAIGTYSQAIKAGNTVYMSGQIPLDPKTMELVEGFEAQTVQVFENLKSVAEAAGGSFKDIVKLNIFLTDLSHFAKVNEIMGRYFEQPYPARAAIGVAALPKGAQVEMDAILVIE
- a CDS encoding energy transducer TonB, which codes for MTKTRHNLARYSGSLAIVLGLHAVAVLLTLNWSVPQAIELPPAAMMVELAPLPEPAPPPPPKVAPQPPAPVEEPPLPKLVEAPKPKIAIAKPPKPKAKPQPPKPEKKPEPPKDEPPVDQEVADTPPSNAPPQKSAAPAPSIASNSNALPTWQSDLLRHLAKYKRYPEDARRRGLQGINRLRFVVDAEGKVVSYSLAGGSGSAALDRATLEMIRRAGTVPKPPAELLNNGSIEVVAPFVYSLDKR
- the spoT gene encoding bifunctional GTP diphosphokinase/guanosine-3',5'-bis pyrophosphate 3'-pyrophosphohydrolase; translation: MPSIDTLAERLSTYLGPEQVNLVRRAYFYAEQAHDGQRRRSGEPYVTHPLAVAGILADMHMDHQSLMAAMLHDVIEDTGIAKEALSQQFGETVAELVDGVSKLTQMNFETKAEAQAENFQKMAMAMARDIRVILVKLADRLHNMRTLEVLSGEKRRRIAKETLEIYAPIANRLGMHTVRVEFEDLGFKAMHPMRSSRIHQAVKRARGNRKEIVAKIEQSLANCLATDGIEGEVSGRQKHLYGIYKKMRGKRRAFNEIMDVYAFRIIVDKVDTCYRVLGAVHNLYKPLPGRFKDYIAIPKANGYQSLHTTLFGMHGVPIEIQIRTREMEEMANNGIAAHWLYKSNDDEQPKGSHARARQWVKGILELQQRAGNSLEFIESVKIDLFPDEVYVFTPKGRIMELPKGSTAVDFAYAVHTDVGNSCIACRINRRLAPLSEPLQSGSTVEIVSAPGARPNPAWLNFVVTGKARTHIRHALKQQRRSESISLGERLLNKVLTGFDSSLDKIPHERIQPILTEYRLEVVEDLLEDIGLGNRMAYVVARRLLSAEGEQLPAPEGPLAIRGTEGLVLSYAKCCTPIPGDPIVGHLSAGKGMVVHLEDCRNISEIRHNPEKCLQLSWAKDVTGEFNVELRVELEHQRGLIALLASSVNAADGNIEKISMDERDGRISVVQLVVSVHDRVHLARVIKKLRTLSGVVRITRMRA